Sequence from the Corallococcus sp. EGB genome:
CGCCACGCCCAACGAGAAGATCACCTGGGACAAGCTGACCGAAACGACGCCGATGTTCGTCATCGAATCGGACGCCACCATCGTCGCTCCGCTCATCCTCCGCGCGCTGCTGGAGTGCCACGCCAGGCCGGAGGCGGCGAACGCGCTCATCGCGAAGCCCCGCCGCTAGCCACCTCATGCACCCGACGCGGATACGCCGGGCGACCGGAACCACTGGAGCCCGACGTATCCGGCGTGCTCGTGGGCGTGGCGGCGATGGGGCGCTCGGACATGAGCGCTGGTCCAATCCCCTGGATGGCTCCCGCGTGCTGACACCGGCGCGGTGACGCGTCCATCACGCCGGGGGCCACGATTCCACCGGTGTGTCGTGTACTCGCCCCCGCGGCATGCCCGGCTGGACTTGGAGGAATGGAGCTCGCCCCGCCGACGGTATGCTGCCCCGTGGATTCTCATGGGGCATCGACCCCGAAGGAGCGCTGGCATGCATTGGCGGAAGTCCCTGCTCACGCTGGCCATGGCGGGTGTCCTGGCCGCCTGCCAGGGCGAGGGCGGTGGAGGCGATGGAGGAACCCAGCCGCCGCCCCCGGCGGATGGGGGTGTGGATGCAGGCGTGGTGGATGCGGGTGTCGACGCTGGCACGGGCGATGGCGGCGTGGACGCGGGGATGGATGCAGGCGCGCCGTACACCGCGAGCGTCACCGTCGCCGCGACACGGACCGACAGCCGCCTGGCCTGCTTCAAGGGCAACGGCGAACCCGAGTGCAACCTCCGCCTCTACCAGGTGATGGTCGAGGCCTTCGTCGACGGCGACAGCACCGCGGATTACAACACCGGCTACGGCACCAGCCATCACAAGGGCGACCTGCAAGGCATCATCAACAGCCTCGACGCCATCCAGTCGACGGGCGTCAACGCCCTCTGGCTGACCCCCATCTTCACGAGCGTGCCCGTGAGCGGCCAGGACGACTGGGCCAGCCGGCTCGATGCCACGGGCTATTTCGCCTCGGACTACTTCAACGTCGATCCGAAGTTCGGCACCAACGCCAAGCTGAAGGAGCTGGTGGAGCGCGCCCATGCCCGCGGGATGTATGTCTTCCTGGACGGCGTGTTCGGCCACTTCAAGGTCAATGCCAGTGATTACGCCTCGCCGCAGGGCCGCACGCTCTCCACCACGGGGCAGCAGGGCGGCACCGGGCGGGCGGCCGTGTATCCGGACGACCTCGACTTCTTCAAGGAGGTCGCCACGCACTGGGTGACCGAATACAAGATCGACGGCTGGCGCGTGGATCAGGCCGCTCAGGTTCCGGTCCAGTACTGGGACGACCTGCGGACCGCCGTCGCCGGTGCCGCGGCGGACGTGAGCTACACGAACGCGGCCGGGCAGACGGTCCATCCGCTGGGATACATGGTGGCGGAGATCTGGAGCGGGCCGGCGGACATCGCCAGCCACGGCTTTGGCACCGCCGCGAGCCCCGCGCTGCTGTCCGCGTTCGACTTCCCGATGCGCTACAGCCTGGTGCAGACCCTGGCCGTCGAGGAGTCCGGCACGGGGAACCGCGCGGCGAGCAACCTCCAGGCCGGGTATCAGAACCAGCTGGCGTATCCAGCCCACGCGATGCCCAACCTGATGCTGACGAACCACGACCTGGTCCGCTTCGGCGATCTCCTCCAGCGAGGAGGCCTGGCGGAGCCCCAGGACGGCGCCTGGTGGGCGCGGCACAAGGCCGCCTTCAGCTTCATGGCCGACTACAGCGGCCCCATCACCCTCTACTACGGCGACGAGGTCGGACAGGAACTGCCAGGCTTCGCGGCCAAGGAGGACAACGCGACCTGTGCCGTCCGGGGCGTCTGCGACGACCATGTGTCCCGGACCTCCGCTATCGTGGAAGGGATTCCGACCACGGTGGGGGCGCCCGCCACGGTGCTGACGCCCGCGCAGGCGGACCTGAAGCACTACGTCGCTTCCCTGATGGCGCTGCGCGATGCCCACCCGGCGCTGGCGAATGGCAGCCGGACGCACATCTACTCGGATGACAGCGTCTACGTCGACCGCAAGGACACGGGCACCGACCACGTCTTGTATGTGTTGAACGCGAAGGCGACTCCCGCGGTCATCACCGTGGCCGGGACGGCCATTGGCAGCGCGGGCGCCCTCGTCGCCCTGCTGGGAGGCACCGATGTGGCCCTCTCGGATGGCCAGTATGTGATTGCGCTGAGGCCGTACGAGGGCCGGTTCTTCGTCATCGCCTCGCCCACCGCCGACGGACCGCAGACCGGCCCGGGAGGCGGGCTCTCCGGCCAGGGACCGCTGGCCCGTTGCGACGCTCCGACGGTCGACGGGGCCGGTCCTCTCGGCAAGGAGCTCTTCATCCGGGGGAGCTATGTCGGTGGGGACAACTTCGGTGCGACGCCCGCCAGCCGCCGCTTCGCCTACAAGGGCGACAACATCTACCAGGTGGTGGTCAACGAGCCGGACGTCACCGCCTATACCTTCAAGTTCGCCAGCGCGGACTGGTCGACGGAGCTCGCGGTGTTGGACGCGGCCCCGGTGGTGATTGCCTCGGAGCAGCCGATGTCGCGCGCCGCGGGCCCCGGCAAGGAGTCCTCCATCGCCATCCCGGAGGCCGGCAATTACGTGTTCAGCTTCCGCATCAATGCCACGAACGATGGCGGGGAGCTGATGGTCAGCAAGTGCCCCTGACGCGCTGACACGCCGAGGCGCGCGGGTGCGGTCCTGCCCGCGCACCGCTCTTTTGCGCGCCTAATGCAGGCTCGCGGCGACCCTGGCGGCGAACGACACGTCGCGTCCTGCCCGCTTCGCCTCGAGCAGCACGGCGCTGTTGATGAGGCCGACGTGGGAGAACGCCTGCGGGAAGTTGCCGAGCTGGCGGCGCAGCCCGGGGTGGTACTCCTCGGCCAGCAGGCCCAGGTCGTTCCGGACGGAGATGAGGCGCTGGAACAGCGCCTCCGCCTCTTCGAGTCGGCCCGCCATGATGTAGTTGTCCACGAGCCAGAAGCTGCAGATGAGGAACGTGGCCTCGTTGCCCGCCAGCCCGTCCACGCCCGTCTCCGTCGAGTAGCGCTCCACGAACCCATCCCAGGTGAGGCCCATCTCGATGGCGGCGACGGTGCCCTGCATGCGCGGGTCATCCGCGGGCAGGAAGCCCATGTGAGGCATCAGGAGCACGCTCGCGTCGAGCGCGTCCGAGCCGTAGGACTGCGTGAAGGCGTTCAGGCGTGGATTGAAGGCGCGCGACAGGATGTCGGCGCGGATCTCCTCGCGCAGCGCGCGCCAGCGGTTCAGGCGCTGCCTCAGCTTCTCCGGCGCGTTGGCGCCGAACTCCTCGATGAAGCGGACGCCTCGATCCACCGCCACCCACGCCATCAGCTTCGAGTGCGTGAAGTGGAGGTGTTGCTTGCTGCGGATTTCCCAGATGCCCTCGTCCGGGCGCTGCCAGCGCGTCTCCATGAAGTCGACGAGCACCCTCAGCATGTCCCAGGGGAGCGAGCCCTCCTCCGGCATCCCGTACACGCGCGCCTCATACATGGCGTTCAGCGTCTCGCCGTAGATGTCGAGCTGGAACTGATCGTACGCGGCATTCCCGATGCGCACCGGCCTCGACTCCTCGTAGCCGGGGAGCCAGGGCAGCGCGACCTCGGTGAGGCGGTGCTCGCCGGCGACGCCGTACATGATCTGCGCCTGGGCCGGGGCGCCGGCCACGGCCCGCAGCAGCCAGTCGCGCCAGGCGCGCGCCTCGTCGAGGTAGCCTCCCCGCATCAGCGCTTCGATCGTGAGGGACGCATCGCGAAGCCAGCAGTAGCGGTAGTCCCAGTTGCGGACCCCGCCGAGCTCCTCGGGGAGCGACGTGGTGGGCGCCGCGACGATGCCGCCGGTCGGCTCGTAGGTGAGCGCCTTCAGGGTGATGAGCGAGCGCACCACGGCGTCGCGATAGGGCCCCTCGTACCGGCAGCGGCTGGCCCATTCGCGCCAGTGCCGCTCGGTCCGCACCAGGTCCCGCTCCGCATCGATGGAGTGCCCCGGCGCGGGCCGGTGCGACTCATAGAACGTCAGGGAGAAGGGGAGCCGCTCGCCTGCGCGGATGACGAAGTCCGCTTCCAGGCGCGCCGCGTCCCAGTCCGGTGTGAAGGGGACCGAGCTGCTGTAGGAGAGCGCGTCCGGACCCGAGGTCAGGGTGGCGTGGCGGCCTTCGCATTGGATCCACGGCGTCAGCTTGCCGTAGGCGAAGCGCACGCGGAGGTCCGCATGCATCGGGACCTCCCCTTCGAGTCCCTCGACGATGCGGATGATGTCGTGCTCGACCTCTCCCGGAGGCATGAAGTCGATGACGCGCGCCTTGCCGGCATCGCAGGTGATCTCCCGCTCCAACACCAGCGTCTCCGGCCGGTAGCGCTGCTGGACGGACCGGACCGGCGCCGAGGGCCGGAGGCTCCAGTAGCCGTGCTCCTTGGTCCCGAGCAGCCTGGCGAAGCAGGCATCGGAGTCGATGCGCGGCAGGCACATCCAGTCGATGGACCCGCTGCGGGACACCAGTGCGATGGTCGTCTGGTCGCCGATGAGACCGTAGTGCTCGAGGGGGGAGGACATGCCCGGAAGTTGGGATGTGCCACCGTCCCACGCAACGCCGCGCCGCAGACTGCCCGGCCGGAGGAGGGAGCCTCAGTCTCGCCGGCCCGACGTCAGCTGAACCACTTGCTTGATGCCGCTGTGTCGCGTGATCAGCGCGGGCGCCTCCTGGATGGGCGTCCGGTGGGTGATGAGGGAGCGCAGGCTCTGAGGGAACAGGAACATCCCCTGCTCGAGCTCCCGGAGCGCCAGCGCGTAGGCACTCCGGCTCGCGTTCACGGTCCCGAGGAGCAGCTGGTTCCGCAGCACGATGTTGCGCATGAGGGTGTCGGTATCGATGGGGTTCGGGCGGCCGTGAGCCGGGATGCCGGTGAAGATGAAGAGCCCGTTCGGGCCCAGCGCTTCAAGCGCCGCGAACGCGACCTTCGACACGCCCACCGCTTCATAGATGATGTCGAAGGTGCCGCGCTTCTGCCCCAGCTCCCCGAGCGGCACGTCCTTCCCGGAGACGTAGGTGGCACCGAGGGAGCGGACGAGGTCCGCGCGTTCGCTCGTCGCGGACTCCAGCGAGTAGACGAAGGTGTCGAAGTGGTTCACCACCATGCTCATGGCGCCCAGGAGCCCCACCGGCCCCGCGCCGAGCGCCAGGGCGCGCACGCGTTGACGCTCCCAGGGAAGCCGCTGCTGAACGGCCTGTGCCTGCTCCGCGGCCTTGGCCGCGACGGTGAGCGGCTCCGTCAGGACCGCCACATCGGAGAGCTTGCGGGGCACCACGACCAGGTGCTCCTCGTCCTCCACCACCCACTCCTGGAGGAAGCCGTGTGCCTCCTTGATGCCTCGCTCCCGGAAGTCCCCCGTGATGCAGAAGTCCTGACGTTCCGCGCGACAGGGATGACAGCGGGCATGGGGGCAGGGCCTGCGGACGGTGGGGACGACGAGGTCCCCCTTTCGGACCAGGGTGACGTCCGGGCCCGTCTCCGTCACCTCGGCCAGGGCCTCGTGCCCGATGACGAGGTGGTCGGAGCCTGGAGGCGGCGTCCCGTACTCGAAGGCGCCAATCTCCCGGTCCGTGCCGCAGATGCCCACCTCGAGGACCTTCAGGAGCACCTGGGAGCCCTTCACGGGCGGGGGCTCCGGCCGTTCGATGAGGCGGACCTCACGCGTCCCTGGAAAGACAGCCACCGCTCGCATGCCGCACCTCTCGCAATGACGGGTACGTCTTTCAGATGTGCACGCCCTCAAGGTGGAGCGCGGTGGCCGGCCAGCCACACCGTGCGGCCGTGCCACTCCTGCGCGCGCTGAAGAGGGGGAGGTGGCTCCCTGCCCATGCCGGACGACAGCTTGATTCGCGGGGAGGCGGTGCACACCGAAGTGTCACGGAGGTGAGCCATGGAGTACGCATCGATTCCCGGCGTTTCGACCCCTGTCAGCCGGGTGGGCCTGGGGACCTGGGCCATGGGCGGGACACAGTGGGGAGGCACCGACGACGATGAGTCGGTGCGGACCATCCACGCGGCGCTCGACATGGGCGTCACGCTCATCGACACCGCGCCGGCCTACGGCTTCGGACACTCGGAGGAGGTCGTGGGCCGGGCGATCGCCGAGCGGGGAGGGCGTGAGCGGGTCGTCGTGGCGACCAAGGTGGGCCTGGAGCAGCGCGGGGAGGGCGTCATCCGCAACTCGTCACGGCGGCGGCTCTTCGAGGAGATCGAGATCTCGCTCACGCGTCTGCGCACCGACTACATCGACCTCTACCAGGTCCACTGGCCGGACTTCGCCACGCCGTACGAGGAGACCGCGCAGGCGCTGCTCGACCTTCAGCGCGCTGGAAGGATCCGCGCGATTGGCGTCTCCAACTATTCCATCGAGGCGATGGAGCGGTTCCGCCGTGTGGCACCGCTCGCCGCCGCGCAGCCCCCGCTCAACCTCTTCGAGCGGCAGGCGCTGGCGGACATCATCCCCTGGTGTCGTGCGAATGGCCTGTCCACGCTGACCTACGGTGCGCTCTGCCGTGGGCTCCTGACCGGAGGCATGAACGAGAGCACCCGCTTCGAAGGAGACGACCTGCGAAAGACCGACCCGAAGTTCCAGCCTCCGCGCTACGCGCAGTACCTGCAGGCGGTCCAGCGGCTCACGCAGTTCGCGCGCGAGCGCTACGACAAGGGCATGCTCCCGCTCGCGATCCGCTGGGTGTTGGATCAGCCCGGCGTCACGGTCGCGCT
This genomic interval carries:
- a CDS encoding glucose 1-dehydrogenase, with amino-acid sequence MRAVAVFPGTREVRLIERPEPPPVKGSQVLLKVLEVGICGTDREIGAFEYGTPPPGSDHLVIGHEALAEVTETGPDVTLVRKGDLVVPTVRRPCPHARCHPCRAERQDFCITGDFRERGIKEAHGFLQEWVVEDEEHLVVVPRKLSDVAVLTEPLTVAAKAAEQAQAVQQRLPWERQRVRALALGAGPVGLLGAMSMVVNHFDTFVYSLESATSERADLVRSLGATYVSGKDVPLGELGQKRGTFDIIYEAVGVSKVAFAALEALGPNGLFIFTGIPAHGRPNPIDTDTLMRNIVLRNQLLLGTVNASRSAYALALRELEQGMFLFPQSLRSLITHRTPIQEAPALITRHSGIKQVVQLTSGRRD
- a CDS encoding glycoside hydrolase family 15 protein encodes the protein MSSPLEHYGLIGDQTTIALVSRSGSIDWMCLPRIDSDACFARLLGTKEHGYWSLRPSAPVRSVQQRYRPETLVLEREITCDAGKARVIDFMPPGEVEHDIIRIVEGLEGEVPMHADLRVRFAYGKLTPWIQCEGRHATLTSGPDALSYSSSVPFTPDWDAARLEADFVIRAGERLPFSLTFYESHRPAPGHSIDAERDLVRTERHWREWASRCRYEGPYRDAVVRSLITLKALTYEPTGGIVAAPTTSLPEELGGVRNWDYRYCWLRDASLTIEALMRGGYLDEARAWRDWLLRAVAGAPAQAQIMYGVAGEHRLTEVALPWLPGYEESRPVRIGNAAYDQFQLDIYGETLNAMYEARVYGMPEEGSLPWDMLRVLVDFMETRWQRPDEGIWEIRSKQHLHFTHSKLMAWVAVDRGVRFIEEFGANAPEKLRQRLNRWRALREEIRADILSRAFNPRLNAFTQSYGSDALDASVLLMPHMGFLPADDPRMQGTVAAIEMGLTWDGFVERYSTETGVDGLAGNEATFLICSFWLVDNYIMAGRLEEAEALFQRLISVRNDLGLLAEEYHPGLRRQLGNFPQAFSHVGLINSAVLLEAKRAGRDVSFAARVAASLH
- a CDS encoding aldo/keto reductase yields the protein MEYASIPGVSTPVSRVGLGTWAMGGTQWGGTDDDESVRTIHAALDMGVTLIDTAPAYGFGHSEEVVGRAIAERGGRERVVVATKVGLEQRGEGVIRNSSRRRLFEEIEISLTRLRTDYIDLYQVHWPDFATPYEETAQALLDLQRAGRIRAIGVSNYSIEAMERFRRVAPLAAAQPPLNLFERQALADIIPWCRANGLSTLTYGALCRGLLTGGMNESTRFEGDDLRKTDPKFQPPRYAQYLQAVQRLTQFARERYDKGMLPLAIRWVLDQPGVTVALWGARHPGELAPLRDVMGWSLDGEALMYMDSVVNESVRDPVGPEFMAPPERHQEESSEPQGAPI
- a CDS encoding alpha-amylase family glycosyl hydrolase gives rise to the protein MHWRKSLLTLAMAGVLAACQGEGGGGDGGTQPPPPADGGVDAGVVDAGVDAGTGDGGVDAGMDAGAPYTASVTVAATRTDSRLACFKGNGEPECNLRLYQVMVEAFVDGDSTADYNTGYGTSHHKGDLQGIINSLDAIQSTGVNALWLTPIFTSVPVSGQDDWASRLDATGYFASDYFNVDPKFGTNAKLKELVERAHARGMYVFLDGVFGHFKVNASDYASPQGRTLSTTGQQGGTGRAAVYPDDLDFFKEVATHWVTEYKIDGWRVDQAAQVPVQYWDDLRTAVAGAAADVSYTNAAGQTVHPLGYMVAEIWSGPADIASHGFGTAASPALLSAFDFPMRYSLVQTLAVEESGTGNRAASNLQAGYQNQLAYPAHAMPNLMLTNHDLVRFGDLLQRGGLAEPQDGAWWARHKAAFSFMADYSGPITLYYGDEVGQELPGFAAKEDNATCAVRGVCDDHVSRTSAIVEGIPTTVGAPATVLTPAQADLKHYVASLMALRDAHPALANGSRTHIYSDDSVYVDRKDTGTDHVLYVLNAKATPAVITVAGTAIGSAGALVALLGGTDVALSDGQYVIALRPYEGRFFVIASPTADGPQTGPGGGLSGQGPLARCDAPTVDGAGPLGKELFIRGSYVGGDNFGATPASRRFAYKGDNIYQVVVNEPDVTAYTFKFASADWSTELAVLDAAPVVIASEQPMSRAAGPGKESSIAIPEAGNYVFSFRINATNDGGELMVSKCP